CGCGATCGAGGCGGGGGCACCCGTCGATCTCGTCTTCCAATCCATCGCCGGCTCGCAGGCGGCGAATGCCAGCTTCGGCATCGACCTCGCCATGCTGCGGGAGGCGCGCGACGCCGCGCTTTCACTGAATCGCGGCACCCTCGGCGAGAACGTCATGTATTTCGAGACCGGCCAAGGCAGCGCGCTTTCGGCGGACGCTCACCATGGCATCGACCAGCAGACCATGGAAGCCCGCGCCTACGCCGTGGCTCGCGAGTTCTCGCCACTGCTGGTGAATACGGTGGTCGGCTTCATCGGCCCCGAGTATCTCTTCGATGGCAAGCAGATCACCCGCGCCGGCTTGGAGGACCACTTCTGCGGCAAGCTGCTCGGCCTGCCGATGGGCTGCGATGTCTGCTACACGAATCATGCCGAGGCGGATCAGGATGACATGGACAACCTGCTCACCCTGTTAGGCGTGGCCGGCTGCAATTACATCATGGGCGTGCCCGGCGCGGACGACATCATGCTCGGCTATCAATCGACTTCGTTTCACGATGCCCACTACCTGCGGCAGGTTCTTGGGAAAAAGCCGGCTCCTGAATTCGAAGCATGGCTGGAGAAGACCGGCATCGCCGATCGCGGCGGACGCCTTGGAAAAGACTCCCGCGCCCTTGCCGATGCTCCTGCCGCCCTGGGACTTCTCGCGCCATGAATGACGAAGCCCATCCGCTGAAGCAATGGACCAGCGCCCGTGTTGGAACCGGCCGCACTGGCGGGTCCTTGCCGCACCGCGAGTTGCTTGGCTTCCGCCTCGACCACGCGAAGGCCCGCGACGCCGTCCATGCGCCCTTTGACCCGGCCTCGCTCGCCGCGGAATTGGAATCGCTCGGTCACCCGCTCATCCTCGCACCCTCGCAAGCCAGTGACCGCGCCACCTACCTCCAGCGGCCCGATCTCGGACGGCGGCTTTCACCGGATGGCCGCGAACGTCTCATCGCGGCCAAAGGCGACTACGATCTCGTGTTAATTTTGGCCGATGGACTCTCAGCGACCGCGGCCCATCGCCAGGGACCACTGCTGCTCGGAGCCCTGCTTCCGCTGTTAGAGAACTGGTCGCTCGCTCCGCTGGTGATCGCTCCTTTCGCCCGCGTCGCCCTACAGGATGAAATCGGTAGCACGCTCGGAGCGCGTGCCGCCCTGATCCTCCTCGGCGAACGGCCCGGCCTCGGTTCGCCGGACAGCCTCGGTGCCTATCTCGTTCACGCCCCCCGGCCGGGCAATACCGATGCGAAGCGCAACTGCGTCTCGAACATCCGGCCGGAGGGACTGCCCCCCGCCGCCGCCGCCCACCGCATCTCCTGGCTGCTGCACGAATCCCGGCGGCTCGGTTTCAGCGGCGTGGATCTGAAGGACACCAGCGACGTCACGCGCTTGATCTGAGGATGCCCGCCCCCCTGCCCGGTTAGATTTCCCGGCTGGCCACGATTTCACCGGTTCTTCACAGTCGGGCCACGCTCCGGGCGAATCCGGCGCTCTTTCTTCAAACCCATGAACGTCCTGCTCGTCGAAGACGAACCCGCCATCGCCGACACCTTGGTCTATGCGCTCAAGACCGAGTGCTTCGAGGTCCATCACGCGCTGACCGGCCAGGAAGCGCTCGATGCCTTCGCGGCCAAGCCCTTCGATTTCGCCATCCTCGACATCGGGCTGCCGGACATGACCGGCCTAGACGTCTGCAAGAAACTCCGCGAGAGCTCGACCGTCCCGGTGCTTTTCCTCACCGCCCGCGACGGCGAGGTGGACCGGATTCTCGGCCTCGAACTCGGCGGCGACGACTACGTCACCAAGCCCTTCAGCCCGCGCGAGATCGTCGCCCGCATCCGCGCCATCCTGCGGCGCTCGCAAAACGGCAGCACCGCTCCTGCTTCAGCGAAGCTCCCTGAAGTGCCGACCGGCGTGCTCCACCACGACCCGGCCGCGATGCGTATCCATTGCCACGGCAGCGAACTCGATCTCACCGCCCACGAGTACAAGCTGCTGCTCGTCTTCATGAAAAACCCGCGCCGCGTGCTCAGCCGCGACCAGCTCCTCGACCACGCCTGGGCCGATCCCGGTGCCGTCACCGACCGCACCATCGACGCCCACATCAAGTCGATCCGCGCTAAACTTCGCACCGCGAAAGCCGGTGCCGAAGACCTGATCCAGACCCGTCGCGGGCTGGGCTATTTGTTTGTCCCCTGAAGACAGAAGACTTCAAGACGACAGACAGAAGACTGGAGCCCGCGATGAGCACCTGCCTTTTTCCAGTCTTGCGTCTTCTGTCTTGAAGTCTTCTGTCTCCCTCCCATGCGCCTCACCCGCGTCACCCTGTTCTTCATCGCGCTGATCATCGGCACGGGTCTCTACCTGCTGATGCGCCAGCAGCTTTCCGTGGTGGAGCCGCAGACCTATCAGGCCACCGAGGAATCGATGGTCGATGCCGCCCAGCTCCTCGCTGCCTTCGTCGAGGCCGACCTGAAGGCCGGCGACTTCGACAAGGAACGCTTCGAGGAAGCCTTCCACGGGGCCACGCGGCGGAAATTCGAGGCGCTCATCCATGGCCACCTCAAGGACCATATCCGCCTCGGAGCCTACGTGACCGACGCCCGGGGCGTCTGCCTATTCGATTCCGGCGGCCGGCTGGAGGGCAGCCGCCTTGGCCACATGCGGGACGTCGCCCTCACCCTGGGTGGCAAGTACGGTGCCCGCAGTAGCAGGACGGATGAGAACAACCCCTTTTCCTCGGTGCTCCATGTGGGTGCCCTGATCGGGCCCATCGAAAGCCCCTTCGGTGTGCTCACCGTTTACAAGCCACAGGCCGACGTGCTGCCGATCGTCGATGCCCGCCGCCGCGGCATCTACTGGGGCACCGGGCTCATCGGTGCCGGCATCCTCTTCCTCGTCACCGCCGTCTTCATCTGGCAGTACCGGCCGGTCGGCCTGCTCACCGAGTATGCCCGCGAGATCGAGTCGGGAAAACGCCCGCCGCTGCCGAAGCTCGGGGCGGGCAAGGAAGTCAATACCCTGGCCCGCGCCCTGGAATCGATGCGTGAAGCACTCGAAGGCCGCCGCTACGCCGAGCGCTACGTCCAGACCCTGACCCACGAGATGAAGAGCCCGCTCGCAGCGATCCGCGGTGCGGCGGAACTGCTCGACGAAGAGATGCCGGAAGCCGACCGCCGCCGCTTCCTCGAAAACATCCGCGCCGAATCCGGCCGGGCCGAGCGCCTGCTCAATCGCCTGTTAGAGCTTTCCGCCCTCGAAGGCCGCAGCAGCCTCGAGGAAACCGAGACCGTCGATCTCGTTCCCATCGTCGCCCGCGCCATCGACCAAGCCAAGCCACCGGCCAGCATGGCTCGGGTCACCTTGGACGTTTCTCTCCCGGAGCTTCCGGTGAATGTCCGCGGCGATGCCTTCATCCTGCGCTCCGCGGTCACGAACCTGCTGGAGAACGCCATCGATTTCTCCCCCGCCGGAGCTACGGTGGATATCGTACTTCAGCCGGACGGCGGCATCACCATATCCGATCGCGGCCCGGGCGTCCCCGACTACGCGCGGGAAAAGATCTTCGAGCGCTTCTACTCGCTCAAGCATCACTCCTCCGGTCGCAAGGGCACAGGCCTGGGCCTCACCTTGGTCAAGGAAGCCGCCGAACTCCACGGCGGCTCCATCTCCATCGCAGACCGTGAGGACGGCGGCACGGTCGCCAAGCTGGCCTTGCCGGTCGTGCCATAAGGAGTGTCGACATTCTGTCGACACGGCGTGGACAGAATGTCCACGTTCCTTAATCCCAAAACGTCTTCTCCGCCGCAAACGATGCATGGAACGCATCGATCACGCCCTTCAGCTCGTTCACCTTCGCGCCCTCTTGCGACGCCCGGTCGATCCGCTCGTAGGGATCCTCCTCCACGTTAAATAGCAGCGGCTTTTCATTCGATGCCGCAAATCCGTGGTTGTTGCCGGTTTGCGAGAACAGGCGAGTGTGAAGCTTCCACGGGCCCATCCTCGCACCATAGATCGAACTGTCCGGTTGCCCGGTGTAGATATACCGAAAATCCGCCACCGTCCCCGGAAATGCCGAGGGATTGAGGTAGGAACGGATGTCCCTCCCATCGATGGCCCTGCCGGCAGGAAGCGGCTCGCCGGCAAGCGCGAAAGCGGTGGGCAGCACGTCCATCGTCGAGGCAGGCTGGCGCACCACCGTCGCCGGCAAGATGGTCCCCGGCCAGTACCACACGCCGACCTCGCGGACGCCCCCTTCCCAAGTGGAGCCCTTGCCATCGCGGAATGGCAAGGCGGATCCAACCAATCTACGAGCTTCGCCGTACTTCGGATGGTTCACGTCATTCTGGTGGGAGATCCACGGACCATTGTCGGAGGTGAGGATGACCAGCGTGTTTTGCGAGACACCTTCCTTCTCAAGTGCCGTGACCAGCGCGCCCATCATCTCGTCGATCTCCTCGATGCAGTCCCCGTAGGGGCCGCGCAATGACTTGCCCTTGAAAGCCTCGCTCGCATGCACCGGCAGATGCGGCATGTTCGGCGCGATGTAGAGGAGGAAGGGCTTATCCTTGTGGTCCTTGATGAACTGGATGCCAAGGTCGCGGTAGCGCCTTGTCAGGCCCTCTTGCACTGGAACATTCTTACAGATGTCGCGCTCGATGATCTCGTATCCGGCCACCGGTTCCGTGCCGGAGGCCTTCGAACGGATCAGGTTTGAAGACGGATCGTAGTCATTGGAGACATTGGTCCCTTCCCATACCTCGAATCCATGGGCCAATGGCAATGCCTCCGGCGTGTTGCCGTTCGATGGATTCGGATTTCCCAAATGCCACTTGCCGAAGAAGCCGGTGGCATAGCCGCGCTCCTTCAATCCTTCCGCCAGGGTAACCTCCTTCGGGTGAAGATGGCGCGCCGCCGTCGGTGAAAGCGCATAGGAGTTCAGGCCCGATCGGTGAGGATTGCGTCCCGTCATCAGCGCGTAGCGTGATGCTGAACACGCCGGCGAACCGCTGTAGAACTGTGGAAAATTCGCACCGTCCCGCACCATCCGCGAGACGTTCGGGGTATGAATCGTCGGGTTCCCCGTGTGCGAAAAATCGCCGTAGCCGCTGTCATCCAGAAGGACTACGACGATGTTAGGCTTCTCCAGTGCGGGACGCGCTTGGACGACGGCGCAGCCCAGGGTTAACAACAGGCAGGAAACTCGGATCGGCATCACGGGAACGCCATTTACGCAGCATTCCGCCAGATTCCATCGAAAAACCGCCACTCTACGACAGGAAGGCCGCTAAGCCGCCTGCCAGCGCTTCGCAATCGATTCCAGCTCGTCCGCTTGTGGAAGCGCGTCTTCCCGGCCGAAGTGCTTCGCTTCGAGTGCTACGATCTCCTTCTCGATCGCCTCCTTCATCGCAGGCGTGATGCCCTCGCGCTGCTGCAAGCGCCGCAGGTAGCCGATCACGCTGACCGCATTCATATGCGTCGGTAGCGGAATCAGCACGGGGCCTTCGTAAAGTGGTTCCTTGCGACGTTTCGCGGCGGACACCAGTGCGGCGATCAGCGCGACCAACGCCGCGAGACCACCCACGATCCACGGGCCGAGACGTTTGGCACCACCGCCGAGCGCGACTTGCTCGCCCACCGGCTGGAGATCGACATCGACGTAGCGCTGGCGGACCAGACCGTCTTCCTTGGCCAGCTCCGGCTTCACCGCTGGAAAGTGGAAGGACGCCGGCAAAGTTCCGCCCTTCGGCTTCAGCTCCATCCGCCACTCATGCTCGGCCAGCGGTGCGAGGTCTTCCGCGGCGGCATCCAGCTCGATCACGCGAAGGCCGCGATCCTCGATGTTCCCGACCTCGAAGCCTTCGACGTCCTTCGCCATCAACTCGCCGAGCGGCGGGATCAAGCCATGGGCCGTGGCCTTCACTTCGAGATAGAGAAAACCCTTCTCGGCGTGGCTGCGCTCATCGAGCGTCTGCGCCACCTTCAGATCGCGGACAGGCCGCGGCTCAGCCTTCGACGCATCGATCGGCACTTCCGCCGAGGTCACGGGCAGCACGACGTATCCAGACGTATCGTTGAAATCGAGGTCCATCTTGAGCGGCGGCACCTTGTCCACCTGCGGGCCCTTCGGCTTCAGCAGGAAGTAGGCATAGGGCGTGAGCCGCCAGCCGAATTTCGGGTCGGTCATCGACTCGACCTTGTCATTGTGGAAGGTCAGCGAGACCACCTCGAAATGTTCCTCCAACGCGGCGCGGGCCGACTTCTCGAACTTGTCGCGATAGTCCTCGGTCGGTCGGCCGAAGTTCCACGCGTACTGCATGTTGTTCTGGTTCTGCAGGTACTTCTGGAAGCCGCCGGCCTCGCGCTCGATCTCGCGGGTGTGGCGGAGGTTCACGCGCAGGCCGAAAGGCGTGTCGGTGCCCACGCGGTCGGGGCCATCGACCGTGGCATCCAGCTCGATCTCGGTGATGAGGTCGCGGTAGTAGGCGAGCACCTCGCTCGCATCGCGCATCGCCTCGTGGTCGCCGACAATCGCGGCCGCTCCTTCCAGATAGCGGAGCTTCAAATCGGGCGCGACGTTGGCGAGACGGTTGTTGATGGTGGAGGCGAAGGACTTGAGATGACGGACCTTCGTATCCCCGGGCAAGGCATCGAGCGCGGCCTTGATCTTCGCATACTCGTCGGGCGTCGCGACATGGTTGCTCTTCAGCGCTTCCAGCGATGGTGATCCCAGCGCGCCGTAGAACCAGGTCTCAAACACCGAGGTCG
This genomic interval from Luteolibacter arcticus contains the following:
- the eutC gene encoding ethanolamine ammonia-lyase subunit EutC, whose product is MNDEAHPLKQWTSARVGTGRTGGSLPHRELLGFRLDHAKARDAVHAPFDPASLAAELESLGHPLILAPSQASDRATYLQRPDLGRRLSPDGRERLIAAKGDYDLVLILADGLSATAAHRQGPLLLGALLPLLENWSLAPLVIAPFARVALQDEIGSTLGARAALILLGERPGLGSPDSLGAYLVHAPRPGNTDAKRNCVSNIRPEGLPPAAAAHRISWLLHESRRLGFSGVDLKDTSDVTRLI
- the creB gene encoding two-component system response regulator CreB: MNVLLVEDEPAIADTLVYALKTECFEVHHALTGQEALDAFAAKPFDFAILDIGLPDMTGLDVCKKLRESSTVPVLFLTARDGEVDRILGLELGGDDYVTKPFSPREIVARIRAILRRSQNGSTAPASAKLPEVPTGVLHHDPAAMRIHCHGSELDLTAHEYKLLLVFMKNPRRVLSRDQLLDHAWADPGAVTDRTIDAHIKSIRAKLRTAKAGAEDLIQTRRGLGYLFVP
- the creC gene encoding two-component system sensor histidine kinase CreC; the protein is MRLTRVTLFFIALIIGTGLYLLMRQQLSVVEPQTYQATEESMVDAAQLLAAFVEADLKAGDFDKERFEEAFHGATRRKFEALIHGHLKDHIRLGAYVTDARGVCLFDSGGRLEGSRLGHMRDVALTLGGKYGARSSRTDENNPFSSVLHVGALIGPIESPFGVLTVYKPQADVLPIVDARRRGIYWGTGLIGAGILFLVTAVFIWQYRPVGLLTEYAREIESGKRPPLPKLGAGKEVNTLARALESMREALEGRRYAERYVQTLTHEMKSPLAAIRGAAELLDEEMPEADRRRFLENIRAESGRAERLLNRLLELSALEGRSSLEETETVDLVPIVARAIDQAKPPASMARVTLDVSLPELPVNVRGDAFILRSAVTNLLENAIDFSPAGATVDIVLQPDGGITISDRGPGVPDYAREKIFERFYSLKHHSSGRKGTGLGLTLVKEAAELHGGSISIADREDGGTVAKLALPVVP
- a CDS encoding sulfatase-like hydrolase/transferase, translating into MPIRVSCLLLTLGCAVVQARPALEKPNIVVVLLDDSGYGDFSHTGNPTIHTPNVSRMVRDGANFPQFYSGSPACSASRYALMTGRNPHRSGLNSYALSPTAARHLHPKEVTLAEGLKERGYATGFFGKWHLGNPNPSNGNTPEALPLAHGFEVWEGTNVSNDYDPSSNLIRSKASGTEPVAGYEIIERDICKNVPVQEGLTRRYRDLGIQFIKDHKDKPFLLYIAPNMPHLPVHASEAFKGKSLRGPYGDCIEEIDEMMGALVTALEKEGVSQNTLVILTSDNGPWISHQNDVNHPKYGEARRLVGSALPFRDGKGSTWEGGVREVGVWYWPGTILPATVVRQPASTMDVLPTAFALAGEPLPAGRAIDGRDIRSYLNPSAFPGTVADFRYIYTGQPDSSIYGARMGPWKLHTRLFSQTGNNHGFAASNEKPLLFNVEEDPYERIDRASQEGAKVNELKGVIDAFHASFAAEKTFWD